In a single window of the Microbacterium sp. Root61 genome:
- the pcp gene encoding pyroglutamyl-peptidase I yields the protein MTRVLLTGFEPFGGDAGNPSGDAVRLLAASWDGPAELITAVLPVTFADAPAGIRSLIDEHEPDIVIATGLAGNRAAVTPERVAINLIDARIPDNAGSRPIDEPVVKGGPAAYFATIPVKAIARDISAAGIPGEVSFTAGTFVCNQVFYAAMDAASALPRTRAGFIHVPWSTEHAPAGAPALPLEDIARALEIAVRTSIRSSRDAAIPGGAVS from the coding sequence ATGACACGCGTGCTGCTGACCGGCTTCGAACCCTTCGGCGGGGATGCGGGCAACCCCTCCGGTGACGCCGTGCGCTTGCTCGCGGCATCCTGGGACGGCCCTGCCGAGCTCATCACCGCCGTCCTGCCCGTGACCTTCGCCGACGCGCCGGCCGGCATCCGGTCGTTGATCGACGAGCACGAGCCCGACATCGTGATCGCGACGGGCCTCGCCGGGAACCGCGCCGCCGTCACTCCGGAGCGGGTCGCGATCAACCTCATCGACGCGCGGATACCCGACAACGCCGGCAGCCGGCCGATCGACGAGCCTGTCGTGAAGGGCGGACCTGCCGCCTACTTCGCGACGATCCCGGTCAAGGCGATCGCCCGTGACATCAGTGCCGCGGGCATCCCGGGCGAGGTTTCGTTCACCGCGGGCACGTTCGTCTGCAACCAAGTGTTCTACGCGGCCATGGATGCCGCATCCGCCTTGCCGCGGACGCGGGCCGGCTTCATCCACGTGCCCTGGTCGACCGAGCACGCGCCGGCGGGTGCGCCTGCTCTGCCCCTGGAGGACATCGCCCGGGCGCTGGAGATCGCGGTGCGCACCAGCATCCGCTCGTCTCGGGATGCCGCGATCCCCGGCGGTGCGGTGTCCTGA
- a CDS encoding benzoate/H(+) symporter BenE family transporter — protein sequence MTSVTPSLSRPITAGIVTALVGFTSSFAVVLTGLRAVGATPGQAASGLLALCITMGLACILLAWRFRMPITVAWSTPGAALLAATGAVEGGWPAVVGAFLVVAALILLTGLWPQLGRLVARIPPSIAQAMLAGVLLPLCLAPITGIVVNPWGVIPVVLTWLVFARLAPRWAVPLAFVAAAIVVAVELARAGASVDPALLLPHLEFTAPTLSIGALVGVALPLFLVTMASQNVPGVAIMRSFGYEVPWRPAMLVTGVGTALGATAGGHAINLAAISAALAAAPEADPDPRRRWVAGVSTGGSYLVLGAASAAFAALVLLAPPAVIPAVAGIALFAAFGSAIQQAIDDPGERLPAVVTFLVAASGVAVLGVSAAFWALVAGLVVRTVLHAGRRR from the coding sequence GTGACCTCTGTCACGCCTTCGCTGTCCCGCCCGATCACTGCCGGGATCGTCACGGCCCTCGTCGGATTCACGAGCTCGTTCGCGGTCGTGCTGACCGGACTCCGCGCCGTCGGTGCGACGCCCGGGCAGGCGGCCAGCGGCCTGCTCGCCCTCTGCATCACGATGGGGCTGGCGTGCATCCTCCTGGCGTGGCGATTCCGGATGCCGATCACGGTCGCGTGGTCGACCCCGGGCGCGGCGCTCCTGGCTGCCACCGGTGCCGTCGAAGGCGGGTGGCCGGCCGTCGTCGGGGCGTTCCTCGTCGTGGCCGCGCTCATCCTGCTGACCGGGCTGTGGCCACAGCTCGGGCGCCTGGTCGCCCGCATCCCGCCCTCGATCGCCCAGGCGATGCTCGCGGGAGTGCTCCTGCCCCTGTGCCTTGCGCCGATCACCGGGATCGTGGTGAACCCCTGGGGCGTGATCCCGGTCGTCCTCACCTGGCTGGTGTTCGCCCGTCTCGCCCCGCGATGGGCGGTGCCGCTGGCCTTCGTCGCGGCCGCGATCGTCGTCGCCGTCGAGCTGGCTCGTGCCGGGGCATCCGTGGATCCGGCTCTGCTGCTGCCGCACCTGGAGTTCACCGCTCCGACGCTCAGCATCGGGGCGCTCGTCGGAGTCGCGCTGCCGCTGTTCCTCGTGACCATGGCGTCGCAGAACGTGCCGGGCGTCGCGATCATGCGCAGCTTCGGGTACGAGGTGCCGTGGCGCCCGGCGATGCTCGTCACCGGCGTCGGCACAGCGCTGGGCGCGACGGCCGGCGGGCACGCCATCAACCTCGCCGCGATCAGCGCCGCGCTCGCCGCCGCGCCCGAGGCCGACCCCGACCCCCGTCGCCGCTGGGTCGCGGGGGTCTCGACGGGCGGGTCCTATCTCGTGCTCGGCGCGGCGTCGGCGGCCTTCGCTGCGCTCGTGCTCCTCGCGCCGCCCGCGGTGATCCCCGCCGTCGCCGGCATCGCGCTGTTCGCGGCTTTCGGCTCGGCGATCCAGCAGGCCATCGACGACCCGGGGGAGCGGCTTCCCGCCGTCGTCACGTTCCTCGTCGCGGCATCCGGGGTGGCGGTGCTCGGCGTCAGCGCCGCGTTCTGGGCGCTGGTGGCCGGGCTCGTCGTGCGCACGGTACTGCACGCCGGCCGCCGCCGGTAG
- a CDS encoding pyridoxamine 5'-phosphate oxidase family protein, translating to MTENTPEEVTGPEAITRVKELVEDIDITMLTTQDAAGNLVSRPMSTRHMDENGDIWFFTLDDSKKVDQSESDRDVGLSYADAKGYRFVSVAGRAETVHDRSKMDELYTPSLDVWFESGLDTPGIALLKVTPCECEFWEPRHGKLVTAAGMLKSLVTKDSPDDTMRHGTVSC from the coding sequence ATGACAGAGAACACGCCGGAAGAAGTCACGGGTCCAGAAGCGATCACCCGGGTCAAGGAACTCGTCGAAGACATCGACATCACGATGCTGACGACCCAGGATGCCGCGGGCAATCTGGTGAGCAGGCCGATGAGCACGCGCCACATGGACGAGAACGGCGATATCTGGTTCTTCACACTCGACGATTCGAAGAAGGTCGACCAGTCCGAAAGCGACCGGGATGTCGGACTGTCCTATGCCGACGCGAAGGGCTACCGCTTCGTCTCGGTCGCCGGCCGGGCCGAGACCGTGCACGATCGGAGCAAGATGGACGAGCTGTACACACCGTCGCTCGATGTCTGGTTCGAGTCAGGTCTCGACACCCCAGGGATCGCCTTGCTCAAGGTGACTCCGTGCGAGTGCGAGTTCTGGGAACCGCGCCACGGCAAGCTGGTGACCGCCGCGGGCATGCTCAAGTCACTCGTGACCAAGGACTCACCCGACGACACCATGCGACACGGCACGGTCAGCTGCTGA
- a CDS encoding RNB domain-containing ribonuclease produces MPAHRPHLVSAAAGDALAASLAALRQSLDLPGEFPAEVLAEADAAARDVRTDGLGDLRDLEFLTIDPAGSMDLDQAMHFERTSTGAVLHYAIADVPAFVRPGGAVDTEARLRGQTIYAADGRIPLHPPVLSEDAASLLPGVDRPAFVWRFVLDDGARPTETTLTRAMIRSRRRWSYVEADDALIAGTAPETLRVLAWFGPLRAERESERGGASLNLPSTEIAFERGRYRLEREVPRPIEDWNAQVSLLTGMAAADVMLRGGIGILRTMPPADPADVADFRDRAAALGIPWHDAVTYGDFLRTLDREDPAAMAVRDAAASLFRGAGYATFDGEPPAQTLQAAIGAPYAHTTAPLRRLVDRWSLVICEALANDRPVPEWARQSLPEIPKLMGRSDQRARQLDSASIDRVEAALLLGREGEVFDAVVLGGNGSGARVQLAAPPVTAKVPGFAATAGSAVRLRLESSDVATGVTTFAPVAEGS; encoded by the coding sequence GTGCCCGCTCACCGCCCTCACCTCGTCTCCGCGGCGGCGGGTGATGCACTCGCGGCGTCCCTCGCTGCACTGCGTCAATCGCTCGATCTCCCGGGAGAGTTTCCGGCGGAGGTGCTCGCCGAAGCGGATGCCGCGGCCCGGGATGTGCGCACGGATGGCCTCGGCGATCTGCGCGATCTCGAGTTCCTCACCATCGACCCGGCCGGGTCGATGGACCTCGATCAGGCGATGCACTTCGAGCGCACGTCGACTGGTGCCGTGCTGCATTACGCGATCGCCGACGTGCCGGCGTTCGTCCGGCCGGGCGGAGCGGTGGACACCGAAGCGCGCCTGCGCGGGCAGACGATCTACGCCGCGGATGGGCGGATCCCGCTGCATCCCCCGGTCCTCAGCGAGGACGCGGCATCCCTGCTCCCCGGGGTAGACCGTCCGGCGTTCGTATGGCGGTTCGTCCTGGACGACGGCGCCCGCCCCACCGAGACGACCCTCACCCGCGCGATGATCCGGTCGCGACGCCGGTGGAGCTATGTCGAGGCGGACGATGCCCTCATCGCCGGTACAGCGCCCGAGACGCTGCGGGTGCTCGCCTGGTTCGGCCCGCTCCGTGCGGAGCGCGAGAGCGAGCGGGGCGGAGCCAGCCTCAACCTGCCGTCGACCGAGATCGCCTTCGAGCGCGGACGCTACCGCCTCGAACGTGAGGTCCCCCGGCCGATCGAGGACTGGAATGCGCAGGTGTCGCTGCTGACCGGCATGGCGGCGGCCGACGTCATGCTGCGCGGCGGCATCGGCATCCTCCGCACGATGCCGCCCGCCGACCCGGCCGACGTCGCCGATTTCCGCGATCGCGCAGCGGCGCTCGGCATCCCGTGGCACGACGCCGTGACCTACGGCGACTTCCTCCGCACGCTCGACCGTGAGGATCCCGCAGCGATGGCGGTGCGGGATGCCGCGGCATCCCTGTTCCGCGGTGCCGGCTACGCGACCTTCGACGGCGAGCCGCCCGCACAGACCCTGCAGGCCGCGATCGGCGCCCCGTACGCGCACACCACAGCGCCGCTGCGCCGCCTCGTCGACCGCTGGTCGCTCGTCATCTGCGAGGCTCTGGCGAACGACCGTCCCGTGCCGGAGTGGGCCCGGCAGAGCCTGCCCGAGATTCCGAAGCTGATGGGGCGCAGCGACCAGCGCGCACGTCAGCTCGATTCCGCATCGATCGACCGCGTCGAGGCCGCGCTGCTGTTGGGACGCGAGGGCGAGGTGTTCGACGCCGTGGTGCTCGGCGGCAACGGTTCGGGCGCGCGCGTGCAGCTGGCGGCCCCTCCGGTGACGGCCAAGGTTCCCGGATTCGCCGCGACTGCGGGCTCCGCCGTGCGACTGCGGCTGGAGTCGTCGGATGTCGCGACCGGCGTGACCACGTTCGCACCTGTGGCGGAGGGCTCGTAG
- a CDS encoding proline--tRNA ligase produces MVTRLSHYFLRTLREDPADAEVASHRLLVRAGYIRRQAPGVFAWLPIGLRVKAKIETIIREEMAAAGAYEVHFPALLPREPYELTGRWEEYGDTLFRLQDRKGADYLLGPTHEEFFTLLVKDLYSSYKDLPLTIFQIQDKYRDEFRPRAGLLRGREFTMKDAYSFDYTDAGLDVSYQAQRDAYERIFARLGLEYVIVQADAGAMGGSRSEEFLHPTAIGEDTFVRSAGGYAANVEAFTTVAPEPIPFDGLPDPVIFDSPDTPTIATLVAHANAHLDAPRDGEWTAAHTLKNVVLALTHLDGTRELVIVGVPGDRDIDDKRVEVAFAPAAVEPATEADFEKHPLLVKGYIGPWSPTGAILGEESATGIRFLLDPRVVDGTAWITGANADEKHVHSLVAGRDFVADGFVEAASVRPGDPAPDGSGPVELARGMEIGHVFQLGRKYADVLGAKVLDENGKLVTVTMGSYGIGVTRILANIAELNNDEKGLIWPASVAPFDVHVVATGRDAVAFELAEKLAADLDAAGLDVLYDDRPKVSPGVKFGDAELVGVPQIVIVGRGAADGEVELWDRRTGDRTAVSVADAVTQLTR; encoded by the coding sequence GTGGTCACACGTCTCTCGCACTATTTCCTCCGCACGCTGCGCGAAGACCCGGCTGATGCCGAGGTCGCGTCGCATCGCCTGCTGGTTCGCGCCGGCTATATCCGCCGCCAGGCGCCGGGTGTGTTCGCCTGGCTGCCGATCGGCCTGAGGGTCAAGGCGAAGATCGAGACCATCATCCGCGAGGAGATGGCCGCGGCCGGCGCGTACGAGGTGCACTTCCCGGCGCTGCTGCCGCGTGAGCCCTACGAGCTCACCGGTCGGTGGGAGGAGTACGGCGACACGCTGTTCCGCCTGCAGGACCGCAAGGGCGCCGACTACCTCCTCGGCCCGACGCACGAAGAGTTCTTCACGCTGCTCGTGAAGGACCTGTACTCGTCGTACAAGGACCTGCCGCTGACGATCTTCCAGATCCAGGACAAGTACCGCGACGAGTTCCGCCCCCGTGCGGGCCTTCTGCGCGGCCGCGAGTTCACGATGAAGGACGCCTACTCGTTTGACTACACCGACGCGGGACTGGATGTCTCGTACCAGGCGCAGCGCGACGCGTACGAGCGGATCTTCGCGCGCCTCGGACTCGAGTACGTCATCGTGCAGGCGGATGCCGGAGCGATGGGCGGTTCGCGCAGCGAAGAGTTCCTGCACCCGACTGCGATCGGCGAGGACACCTTCGTGCGCTCCGCCGGCGGGTACGCGGCCAACGTCGAGGCGTTCACCACGGTGGCTCCCGAGCCGATCCCGTTCGACGGACTGCCCGACCCGGTCATCTTCGACTCGCCCGATACTCCGACGATCGCGACGCTCGTCGCGCACGCCAACGCCCACCTCGACGCTCCGCGCGACGGGGAGTGGACGGCCGCGCACACGCTCAAGAACGTCGTGCTCGCGCTGACCCACCTCGACGGCACGCGCGAACTCGTCATCGTCGGCGTCCCCGGCGACCGCGACATCGACGACAAGCGGGTCGAGGTCGCCTTCGCCCCGGCCGCCGTCGAGCCCGCCACCGAGGCCGACTTCGAGAAGCACCCGCTGCTGGTCAAGGGCTACATCGGCCCCTGGTCGCCGACCGGTGCGATCCTCGGCGAGGAATCCGCCACCGGCATCCGCTTCCTCCTGGACCCCCGCGTCGTCGACGGCACCGCGTGGATCACGGGGGCCAACGCCGACGAGAAGCACGTGCACTCGCTCGTCGCGGGTCGTGACTTCGTGGCCGATGGATTCGTCGAGGCCGCCAGCGTCCGCCCCGGAGACCCTGCGCCCGACGGCTCGGGTCCGGTGGAGCTCGCCCGCGGCATGGAGATCGGACACGTGTTCCAGCTCGGCCGCAAGTACGCCGACGTGCTGGGTGCGAAGGTCCTGGACGAGAACGGCAAGCTCGTCACGGTCACGATGGGCTCGTACGGCATCGGCGTGACCCGCATCCTCGCGAACATCGCCGAGCTGAACAACGACGAGAAGGGCCTCATCTGGCCCGCGTCCGTCGCGCCGTTCGACGTGCACGTGGTGGCGACGGGACGGGATGCCGTGGCGTTCGAGCTCGCCGAGAAGCTGGCGGCCGATCTCGACGCGGCCGGTCTCGACGTGCTCTACGACGACCGCCCGAAGGTTTCGCCCGGCGTCAAGTTCGGCGATGCCGAGCTGGTCGGCGTGCCGCAGATCGTGATCGTGGGTCGCGGCGCGGCCGACGGCGAGGTCGAGCTGTGGGATCGCCGCACCGGTGACCGCACCGCGGTGTCGGTGGCGGACGCTGTCACGCAGCTCACGCGCTGA